A single Methanofollis fontis DNA region contains:
- a CDS encoding transketolase family protein — translation MLDISSKNVRTWSKLGSRGTLGSALLDLASSKEDLVVLSADLGNTSGLGRFMNVHPNKFYNLGIAESNMVGVAAGMAKEGNCVFATTFSNFLAMRSYEQIRLNMGYMQFPIILVGVGSGFEMGMFGNTHYGIEDMALMRAVPNMTLLSPADGAEIIKTVNAAVEYARPVYIRLTGGMNLPIVYKENYEFEIGRAVTLREGDDMTIIATGTMVYESLCAAEYLAEHDIEAEVVDMHTIKPLDTSVIDRAVSKKLIITVEEHSVVGGLGGAVAEYKTTLHSAPPQLFIGVPDTFGKAGEYKWMLEHYGLTAKGIAEKIFDMYVV, via the coding sequence ATGCTTGATATATCATCAAAGAATGTCAGAACTTGGTCAAAACTCGGTTCACGCGGAACATTGGGGTCTGCTCTTCTTGATTTAGCCTCCTCCAAAGAAGATTTAGTTGTTCTGAGTGCAGACCTAGGCAATACTTCCGGTCTTGGAAGATTCATGAATGTGCATCCTAACAAATTCTATAATCTGGGTATTGCAGAATCAAACATGGTCGGTGTTGCAGCGGGAATGGCGAAAGAAGGAAATTGTGTGTTTGCAACAACATTTTCCAATTTCCTTGCCATGCGAAGTTATGAGCAGATTCGGCTGAATATGGGATATATGCAGTTCCCGATAATTCTGGTTGGTGTTGGGAGCGGTTTTGAAATGGGTATGTTTGGAAACACGCATTATGGAATTGAAGACATGGCATTAATGCGTGCTGTTCCAAACATGACTTTACTATCACCCGCAGATGGTGCAGAGATCATAAAAACTGTCAATGCTGCTGTTGAGTATGCTAGACCCGTATACATTCGTCTTACAGGTGGAATGAATCTTCCAATTGTCTACAAAGAAAATTATGAATTTGAAATCGGCAGGGCAGTTACCCTTCGTGAGGGTGATGACATGACGATTATTGCGACCGGAACTATGGTGTATGAGAGCCTGTGTGCCGCTGAGTATCTTGCAGAACACGATATTGAGGCTGAGGTTGTTGATATGCATACTATTAAACCACTTGATACATCAGTGATTGATCGCGCTGTTTCCAAAAAACTGATCATAACTGTGGAAGAACACAGTGTTGTTGGTGGGTTGGGTGGAGCAGTTGCCGAATATAAGACAACACTGCATAGTGCCCCGCCACAGTTGTTTATCGGTGTTCCTGATACATTTGGGAAAGCCGGTGAATACAAATGGATGCTAGAACATTATGGTTTGACTGCGAAGGGAATTGCGGAAAAGATATTTGATATGTATGTTGTCTAA
- a CDS encoding transketolase → MQPQARLNDLNAMSKRMRLNIIKLAYQVGNNGAHIAPALSCNEIIAVLYGDVMNLNPKNPVSQERDRFLIGKGHGALALYAALCDTGFFSEELLFTYQKNGGDLPGQPSMNLSLGIEVSSGSLGNALSVGEGIALSAKKNGDKYKTYVLLGDGECNEGTIWETAMSASHFRLDNLIAIVDLNGMQSDGQSAKILNMGNFREKWSSFGWNVIEADGHDIESLYNAFHAIKQERKPTVILAHTIKGHGVSFMENNNSWHHNHLSSEQYELALSELEAK, encoded by the coding sequence ATGCAGCCTCAAGCTAGATTAAACGACTTAAATGCAATGTCAAAACGCATGCGCCTGAATATCATCAAACTTGCTTATCAGGTTGGCAATAATGGTGCTCATATCGCTCCCGCGTTATCATGTAATGAAATTATAGCTGTTCTCTATGGTGACGTGATGAATCTTAATCCAAAAAACCCAGTATCGCAGGAGAGAGATCGTTTTCTTATTGGAAAAGGTCATGGGGCGCTTGCATTATATGCAGCATTATGCGACACTGGATTTTTTTCAGAAGAGTTACTTTTCACTTACCAGAAAAATGGAGGCGACCTGCCGGGGCAGCCTTCAATGAATCTATCACTTGGTATCGAAGTTTCCAGCGGGAGTTTAGGCAATGCACTGTCTGTCGGAGAAGGGATAGCTCTTTCCGCAAAGAAGAATGGGGATAAATACAAGACCTATGTTTTACTTGGAGATGGTGAATGTAATGAAGGAACAATCTGGGAAACTGCAATGTCCGCATCTCATTTTAGACTTGATAACCTGATCGCTATTGTAGATTTAAATGGTATGCAAAGTGATGGTCAATCTGCTAAAATTCTCAATATGGGCAATTTCCGCGAAAAATGGAGTTCATTTGGGTGGAATGTAATTGAAGCAGATGGTCATGATATTGAGAGTTTGTACAATGCCTTTCATGCAATAAAACAGGAACGAAAACCAACTGTCATTCTTGCTCATACCATAAAAGGTCACGGAGTCTCTTTCATGGAAAACAATAATTCATGGCATCATAATCACCTCTCAAGTGAACAGTATGAACTTGCGTTATCTGAATTGGAGGCAAAGTAA
- a CDS encoding TDP-N-acetylfucosamine:lipid II N-acetylfucosaminyltransferase: MIKNISILHLVSDEKFIDIAYKNFESVAPSCNTFFVPSWDKKLKYIKNTPVKFINPFSFKNPFFMKSLEKYDFIMLHSLNTFNQRLLANANPNLTFVWIGYGYDYYNLIYEDRNWLYQEQTKAIIGELDSNQNSLLTISKQRILRPIGRKIFYNYFDKKAIVEKINFFAPVLENEYNIVASIFGSSFPEYVAWNYGSPAAFFNNERKSHCNPNGNNILIGNSAKPTNNHIEVFDLLRTRNIGNRKIICPLSYGNSDYASVIKNRGKSYFGESFLDLDTFMPYEEYTELIGTCSNVIMNHHRQQAVGNIVVMLALGANVFLNKINPLYSFLKEKGAVIFSIDELFDSPDLLDSHLSEVDIEHNRQILLSLYGQKVVLNKIEKLINKVISSTEK, encoded by the coding sequence ATGATTAAAAACATTAGTATTCTTCATCTTGTCTCTGATGAAAAGTTTATCGATATTGCATATAAGAATTTTGAATCTGTTGCGCCCTCATGCAATACGTTCTTCGTTCCTTCATGGGATAAAAAACTGAAATATATTAAGAATACACCTGTGAAATTTATTAATCCTTTCTCATTTAAAAATCCCTTCTTTATGAAGTCGTTGGAGAAATATGATTTCATTATGCTCCACTCGCTCAACACATTTAATCAAAGACTGTTAGCAAATGCCAATCCGAATCTAACATTTGTATGGATCGGATATGGCTATGATTACTATAATCTTATTTATGAAGACCGCAATTGGCTGTACCAGGAGCAAACTAAGGCAATAATTGGAGAGTTAGACTCTAATCAAAATTCATTACTTACTATATCTAAGCAGCGTATTCTTAGGCCAATAGGTCGAAAGATATTTTATAACTACTTTGATAAAAAAGCGATAGTAGAGAAGATCAACTTTTTCGCCCCTGTTTTAGAAAATGAATATAATATAGTTGCTTCAATATTTGGCTCTTCTTTTCCAGAATACGTTGCCTGGAACTATGGTTCTCCGGCAGCTTTCTTTAATAATGAAAGAAAGAGTCATTGTAATCCAAATGGCAACAATATACTCATAGGGAACAGTGCTAAACCCACAAATAATCATATAGAGGTTTTTGACCTCCTAAGAACCCGAAACATAGGCAACAGAAAAATTATTTGCCCATTGAGTTATGGTAATTCTGACTATGCTAGTGTTATAAAAAATAGAGGGAAATCTTATTTTGGGGAAAGTTTTTTGGATTTGGATACTTTCATGCCATATGAAGAGTATACCGAGCTGATTGGTACCTGTTCCAATGTGATAATGAATCATCACCGACAACAAGCTGTTGGCAATATCGTAGTGATGCTGGCATTGGGAGCAAATGTTTTTTTAAATAAAATAAACCCCCTATATTCTTTTTTAAAAGAAAAAGGTGCAGTTATTTTTTCAATCGATGAATTATTTGATTCCCCTGATTTACTAGATTCACATTTATCTGAAGTCGATATTGAACATAATCGGCAGATTTTATTGTCACTGTATGGCCAAAAAGTGGTACTAAATAAGATAGAAAAATTAATAAATAAAGTGATATCTTCCACGGAAAAGTAG
- a CDS encoding IS1634 family transposase encodes MPSSADFIEGSNISIGHLGLVAGAFDTLGIAPVIDRAIPKTRQYHLTHGDIVKAVVLNGLGFVEPRLYLYPAFFSDIAIERLLGEGVTTDHLNDDVLGRTLDAIALFGPTELFNEIVVECLLASDYGTHCLHVDTTAFSVSGDYDVDFDSRDITLTHGRPKDGRWDLKQFVLGTATDQHGIPLFLQAFSGNESDKKTLMRSSPSSPKTCSIRARSTISLMPRSIPPRMSPPLAPIPSWISRVPATLNEVKDLVVADLDLQPCADERYQYAEHASEYAGIPQKWVVYHSVPMQERQEKTFEKRLETDKKQAETSLRKLGAREFACEPDARIAAEKWLQEHPQFCFTSLDIRVITRKKEKKRGRPKADEPVELAYTVVAEIEHDPCAVEEKRQKLGQFILATNDRDLSPDELLKNYKQQGAVERGFRFLKDPSFRVAEIFLKKPSRIHALVITMVICLFIYAMTEFRLRRGLQNASETVTGQTKKQNQNPTLKWTFFLFRGVMELSFRAIDGVKVLVTPSSAVR; translated from the coding sequence GTGCCCTCCTCTGCTGACTTCATCGAAGGCTCCAACATCTCGATCGGCCATCTCGGGCTCGTTGCCGGTGCCTTCGACACCCTTGGCATCGCCCCGGTTATCGACCGTGCCATCCCCAAAACGCGGCAGTATCATCTCACCCATGGAGATATCGTCAAGGCCGTGGTGCTCAACGGTCTCGGGTTCGTAGAACCGCGCCTCTATCTTTACCCGGCCTTCTTCTCGGATATCGCCATTGAACGTCTTCTTGGCGAAGGCGTGACCACCGACCATCTTAACGATGACGTCCTGGGCAGGACGCTCGACGCGATCGCCTTATTTGGCCCGACCGAACTCTTCAACGAAATCGTTGTGGAGTGCCTGCTTGCCAGCGATTACGGTACGCACTGCCTCCATGTGGATACCACAGCTTTCAGCGTCAGCGGCGACTATGACGTTGATTTCGATTCCCGTGATATCACCCTCACCCACGGCCGTCCCAAGGACGGCCGGTGGGACCTCAAGCAGTTCGTTCTCGGGACTGCAACCGATCAGCATGGCATTCCCCTCTTCTTGCAGGCTTTCTCCGGGAACGAGTCGGATAAGAAAACTCTGATGCGATCATCACCCAGCTCACCGAAAACCTGCAGTATCCGGGCAAGGTCTACCATATCGCTGATGCCGCGTTCTATACCGCCGAGAATGTCACCGCCCTTGGCACCCATACCTTCTTGGATCAGTCGGGTGCCGGCGACCCTGAACGAGGTGAAAGATCTTGTCGTCGCAGACCTTGATCTGCAGCCATGCGCGGACGAGCGCTACCAATATGCGGAGCATGCATCCGAATATGCCGGCATCCCTCAGAAGTGGGTGGTGTATCACTCGGTACCAATGCAGGAACGGCAGGAGAAAACGTTTGAAAAACGGCTGGAGACAGACAAGAAACAGGCCGAAACATCGCTGCGGAAACTTGGTGCACGGGAGTTCGCCTGCGAGCCGGACGCCCGCATAGCCGCCGAGAAGTGGCTGCAGGAGCACCCGCAGTTCTGCTTCACTTCCCTGGACATCAGAGTAATCACCCGGAAGAAAGAGAAGAAACGGGGTAGACCGAAGGCAGATGAGCCGGTGGAGTTGGCCTATACGGTCGTTGCAGAGATTGAGCACGACCCCTGTGCTGTTGAAGAGAAGCGGCAGAAACTCGGGCAGTTTATCCTGGCAACGAATGATCGGGATCTCTCCCCCGACGAACTCCTGAAGAACTACAAGCAGCAGGGCGCGGTGGAGCGGGGGTTCCGATTTCTCAAGGATCCCTCGTTCAGGGTGGCGGAGATCTTTCTGAAGAAGCCGTCCCGGATCCATGCACTGGTGATTACCATGGTGATCTGCCTATTTATCTATGCAATGACAGAGTTTCGGCTGCGCAGGGGACTGCAGAACGCCAGCGAAACGGTGACCGGACAGACGAAGAAGCAGAACCAGAACCCAACCCTGAAATGGACCTTCTTCCTCTTTCGGGGAGTTATGGAACTGAGTTTCAGGGCAATAGATGGTGTAAAAGTGCTTGTTACCCCATCATCCGCAGTAAGATAA
- a CDS encoding acyl-CoA reductase: MDDAVRHLLSMGELKIQSYGDAVTPMKNDNITWLVGDKIPEYRVFEPYSDVVCSFLSDLSQTLLKDKSATQYPDIASFAYFCRKANILKKKESFVDRKIRLGRGIIFHISPSNVPINFAFSYVFGLLAGNGNIVRVPSKTSPQTDIVCNAVKILITDEKYGDIHASTAFVKYGHEDEITAYFSSIAQGRIIWGGDGTIAYIRKFALPSRGVDIAFSDRYSCAVIDSDAVMDADTKEIKRLANAFYNDTYLMDQNACSSPQLIVWRGDACKEAQKKFWNAVADFASRKYDLQPVSAVDKYTKLCSEAIENKYVSAVSRYGNILYIADLTELPDTVDNFRGICGYFYQYHCDDLAEIAHIVNEKYQTLVYYGLSPPELSEFVTKNQLKGIDRIVPIGQALDIDVIWDGYDLIKTLSRIIDVR; the protein is encoded by the coding sequence GTGGACGACGCGGTAAGACATTTATTATCCATGGGAGAATTAAAAATACAGAGCTACGGGGATGCAGTGACACCTATGAAAAACGATAATATTACCTGGCTCGTAGGAGACAAAATTCCCGAATACAGAGTGTTTGAACCGTATTCTGATGTGGTATGCAGTTTTCTAAGTGATTTATCTCAGACATTACTGAAGGATAAATCTGCCACACAATATCCAGATATTGCATCCTTCGCATATTTCTGTCGTAAGGCAAATATTTTGAAAAAGAAAGAATCTTTTGTTGATAGGAAGATTCGGCTTGGACGTGGCATCATATTTCACATTTCTCCATCAAATGTCCCCATCAATTTTGCATTTTCCTACGTCTTTGGTCTTTTAGCAGGGAATGGAAACATCGTGCGGGTTCCATCAAAAACTTCTCCTCAGACTGACATTGTCTGCAATGCAGTAAAAATACTCATCACCGATGAAAAATACGGTGACATTCATGCCTCCACCGCATTTGTGAAATATGGGCATGAAGATGAGATCACAGCATATTTTTCATCAATTGCACAGGGAAGGATTATCTGGGGAGGGGATGGAACAATCGCATACATCAGAAAGTTTGCACTTCCTTCGCGAGGTGTAGATATTGCCTTCTCTGACCGGTATTCTTGTGCAGTAATTGACAGTGATGCGGTGATGGATGCAGATACAAAAGAGATTAAGAGACTTGCCAATGCTTTCTACAATGATACCTATCTGATGGACCAAAATGCATGCTCCTCTCCACAGTTGATTGTGTGGAGGGGTGATGCCTGCAAGGAAGCACAGAAAAAGTTCTGGAATGCAGTTGCAGATTTTGCATCAAGAAAGTATGATCTCCAGCCGGTCTCGGCAGTTGACAAGTACACGAAGCTTTGTTCTGAAGCTATTGAAAATAAGTATGTCTCTGCTGTTTCACGCTACGGGAATATCCTGTATATTGCTGATTTAACTGAACTTCCTGATACAGTAGATAATTTCAGAGGGATCTGTGGGTATTTCTATCAGTATCACTGTGACGATTTGGCTGAGATAGCGCACATCGTGAATGAAAAATATCAGACGTTAGTTTACTATGGGTTATCCCCGCCAGAGTTATCTGAATTTGTAACAAAGAATCAGTTGAAAGGAATTGACCGCATTGTCCCGATTGGTCAGGCACTGGATATTGATGTCATCTGGGACGGTTATGATTTGATTAAAACACTATCAAGAATTATTGACGTGAGGTAA
- a CDS encoding lipopolysaccharide biosynthesis protein: MPEDNLKTSVLTSLFWKLLERGGVTGVQFIVQIILARLLLPEDFGVIALIIVFISISQTFVQSGLGTALIQKKEVTDEDYSSVFYLTLGVAIVFYCILFLASPFIAAFYNQPLISPVLRVLGLTLFFGAINSIQNAVIARNFQFRKLFISSLGAVLLSGGVGVAMAHAGYGVWALVGQQLTSIIALCTIMWFTVQWRPKLLFSLTRVKELFSFGWKLLVSGLIDVTYNNISSLVIGRLYPASMLGYYTKGQEFPKVLVSNINSSIQAVMFPAYSRNQDNRPLVKQIVRRSLVTSSFLVFPAMAGLAAIAEPLIELLLTEKWLMCVPFLQIFCAVYALWPIHTANLQAINALGRSDVFLKLEIVKKVIGLSVLAVTIPIGIYAMALGMVVTGVIGTLINAYPNKKLLDYSFTELWKDLMPALTLSLVMCGIVYSIQFLGLSIWATLILQIMVGVGVYVGLAWLLKLESLTYMMNTVKEYVPGRKGSC, translated from the coding sequence ATGCCAGAAGATAATCTCAAAACCAGCGTACTCACATCCCTCTTCTGGAAACTTCTGGAGCGAGGAGGAGTAACCGGAGTACAATTCATTGTACAGATTATCCTCGCACGCCTGCTCCTCCCCGAAGACTTTGGCGTAATCGCACTGATTATAGTATTCATCTCAATCTCTCAGACATTTGTGCAAAGCGGGCTTGGAACAGCCCTCATCCAGAAAAAAGAAGTAACAGATGAAGATTACTCGTCTGTATTCTACCTCACTCTTGGGGTTGCAATCGTATTCTACTGCATCCTCTTCCTGGCATCTCCCTTCATTGCGGCATTCTATAACCAGCCATTAATATCCCCGGTCCTCCGCGTACTGGGTCTCACGCTCTTCTTCGGAGCCATAAACTCCATCCAGAACGCAGTCATCGCAAGAAACTTTCAGTTCAGAAAACTCTTCATCAGCAGCCTTGGTGCAGTCCTCCTCTCGGGAGGCGTAGGAGTTGCCATGGCCCACGCAGGATACGGCGTCTGGGCACTTGTCGGCCAACAACTGACATCGATCATAGCACTCTGCACCATTATGTGGTTCACTGTACAATGGAGACCAAAACTCCTCTTCTCACTTACACGGGTAAAAGAATTATTCTCATTTGGCTGGAAACTCCTGGTATCAGGCCTTATAGACGTAACATACAATAACATCAGTTCTCTGGTTATCGGGAGACTCTATCCTGCAAGCATGCTCGGGTACTACACAAAAGGGCAGGAGTTCCCGAAAGTACTTGTATCAAACATCAACAGTTCGATTCAGGCAGTGATGTTTCCTGCATACTCCAGAAACCAGGACAACAGACCCCTGGTAAAACAAATTGTGCGCAGATCATTGGTCACCAGTTCATTCCTAGTCTTCCCTGCAATGGCTGGTCTTGCAGCCATTGCAGAGCCCCTGATCGAACTGCTGTTAACAGAAAAATGGCTCATGTGTGTTCCATTTCTCCAGATATTCTGTGCAGTGTATGCACTCTGGCCGATCCATACAGCAAATCTTCAGGCAATCAATGCCCTTGGGCGCAGTGACGTCTTCCTGAAGCTTGAAATCGTGAAGAAAGTTATCGGGTTGTCCGTGCTTGCGGTTACTATCCCGATCGGTATCTATGCCATGGCTCTGGGAATGGTTGTGACGGGAGTAATCGGAACACTCATCAATGCATATCCCAACAAAAAACTGCTAGACTATAGTTTCACCGAGCTGTGGAAAGATCTCATGCCAGCCCTTACGCTCTCTCTGGTAATGTGTGGGATTGTATACAGTATTCAGTTTCTGGGATTGTCGATTTGGGCCACGCTTATTTTACAGATCATGGTTGGAGTTGGCGTATATGTGGGACTTGCGTGGTTGTTGAAGTTGGAGTCATTAACATACATGATGAATACGGTGAAAGAATACGTGCCAGGAAGAAAAGGGTCGTGCTAG
- a CDS encoding glycosyltransferase family 2 protein, giving the protein MLNENMPNYLENLDNVPKKEFEGKNSSLAMNSCVSVIIPTYNRGNRITNAIDSVLNQTYRNIELIIVDDGSTDNTEDIVSMYINKDERVKYIKHEYNKGGSSARNTGIKHSYGQYVCFLDSDDKWLPSKLECQLIHLGRKGSDYAAIYCEAVNNKKALTSVLFEFSRRKLPREGGFELIKSVFLNNVRHTGSTLLIHRDAILAMGGFDETFKRHQDREFLITFLRDQKLAYLDQPLVILDKGERDLSPEVLIEVKQKFFKKFEREIDYFEMNGVPISLLQYLELSGFCFKKDNAKLGMQYFLKSFDYIWNIKKEYLNLVFLSYIITPFSLITYLKRCVTLKSRN; this is encoded by the coding sequence ATGCTTAATGAAAATATGCCCAACTACTTAGAGAACTTAGATAATGTTCCAAAAAAAGAGTTTGAGGGGAAAAACTCTTCACTGGCAATGAATAGTTGTGTGAGTGTTATAATTCCAACGTATAACAGAGGAAATAGAATAACAAACGCAATTGATAGTGTATTAAATCAAACATATCGAAATATTGAATTAATCATTGTAGATGATGGATCTACTGATAATACTGAAGATATCGTAAGTATGTATATAAATAAGGACGAAAGGGTCAAATATATAAAGCATGAATACAACAAAGGAGGATCTTCTGCGAGAAATACAGGAATTAAACATTCCTATGGTCAATATGTTTGCTTTCTAGATTCAGATGATAAGTGGCTCCCATCAAAGTTAGAATGCCAACTCATACACCTGGGCCGAAAAGGCAGCGATTATGCCGCAATTTATTGCGAAGCAGTAAACAATAAAAAAGCTCTTACGAGCGTACTTTTTGAATTTTCGCGTAGAAAATTGCCCCGAGAAGGCGGTTTTGAATTAATAAAGAGTGTATTTCTAAATAACGTAAGACATACTGGTTCAACCCTTCTTATTCATAGGGATGCAATATTGGCAATGGGTGGATTCGATGAAACCTTTAAAAGACACCAAGATCGGGAGTTCTTAATTACTTTCCTGAGGGACCAGAAACTAGCATACCTAGATCAACCACTTGTTATTCTAGATAAGGGTGAAAGGGACTTATCTCCTGAAGTACTTATAGAGGTTAAACAAAAATTTTTTAAAAAATTTGAACGTGAGATAGACTATTTTGAAATGAATGGCGTGCCCATATCACTTTTACAATACTTAGAATTGTCTGGATTTTGCTTTAAAAAAGACAATGCAAAGTTGGGGATGCAGTATTTCTTAAAGTCTTTTGATTATATTTGGAATATCAAAAAAGAGTATCTCAATTTGGTATTTCTTAGTTATATTATTACACCATTTAGTTTAATTACTTATCTAAAGAGATGTGTGACTCTAAAATCACGTAACTGA
- a CDS encoding SDR family NAD(P)-dependent oxidoreductase produces the protein MLLKGKTAVITGCNRGIGKAILETFAENGADIWALVRKENDEFTNLITSLSKKYEVTITPIYVDFADMEQIKNAAKAIISSKQQVDILVNNAGITYNALFQMTSLEKTHEVFQINYFAPLILTQYIVKMMVKYGGGNIVNLSSSAAIDSNPGRGVYGASKAALLCSTKTIAAELGEKGIRANCIAPGITSTDMVAESMSDAVIAETVSKTMLHRMGKPMDIANTALFLASDLSSYITGQVIRVDGGLRR, from the coding sequence GTGCTATTAAAAGGAAAAACGGCAGTAATTACCGGATGTAATCGAGGTATTGGGAAAGCAATCCTTGAAACCTTCGCAGAGAATGGTGCAGATATATGGGCTCTCGTTAGAAAAGAAAATGATGAATTTACTAATCTTATTACCTCCCTCTCTAAAAAATATGAAGTGACTATCACCCCCATCTATGTTGATTTCGCAGACATGGAACAGATCAAAAATGCTGCTAAGGCTATTATCTCATCAAAACAACAAGTTGATATTTTGGTGAATAACGCAGGGATAACCTATAATGCTTTGTTTCAGATGACATCACTGGAAAAAACGCATGAAGTATTTCAGATAAATTACTTTGCACCTCTTATATTGACCCAGTATATTGTAAAAATGATGGTAAAATATGGTGGAGGGAACATTGTTAATCTATCTTCATCTGCAGCAATTGATTCGAATCCTGGGCGTGGAGTTTATGGTGCAAGTAAAGCAGCACTGCTCTGTTCTACCAAAACAATAGCAGCAGAACTTGGAGAAAAGGGAATCCGTGCAAACTGTATCGCTCCTGGGATAACAAGTACAGATATGGTCGCCGAAAGTATGTCTGACGCGGTTATTGCAGAGACTGTTTCGAAGACAATGTTGCACAGGATGGGAAAACCAATGGATATTGCAAACACTGCCTTATTCTTAGCATCCGATTTATCAAGTTATATAACGGGTCAGGTTATTCGTGTTGACGGTGGATTAAGGAGATGA
- a CDS encoding NeuD/PglB/VioB family sugar acetyltransferase, with translation MMILGIYGTGGLGREVLELAKQINNVQHRWNQIFFIDDFRDEKNFQNCQVTSFQELKQINNHDDIEIIVAVGEPKNRKMLAETLQTEGYKFATLIHPNVHIPASTEIGGGTVICAQAIISCDVVIGKNVYIQPNALVGHNTVIADNTIISGLVHVAGSCHIGHESYIGMNACVKEGLKIGNEVIIGIASVVVREIPDTVIALGNPARPMKTNEDKKVFK, from the coding sequence ATGATGATACTTGGGATTTATGGAACAGGGGGCCTTGGTAGAGAAGTCTTGGAACTCGCTAAACAAATTAATAATGTACAACACAGGTGGAATCAGATATTCTTTATTGATGATTTTAGAGATGAGAAGAATTTTCAAAATTGTCAAGTTACTTCATTTCAGGAACTAAAACAGATTAACAATCACGATGACATCGAAATTATCGTCGCAGTGGGTGAACCTAAAAATAGAAAGATGTTAGCTGAAACACTTCAAACTGAGGGATATAAATTTGCAACACTTATCCACCCCAACGTCCACATCCCTGCGTCAACAGAAATAGGCGGTGGTACAGTGATTTGCGCTCAAGCCATAATATCTTGCGATGTTGTAATTGGGAAGAATGTTTATATTCAGCCCAATGCGTTAGTTGGTCATAACACGGTTATCGCAGACAACACGATTATTTCTGGCTTAGTACATGTTGCAGGGTCGTGCCACATAGGCCATGAATCGTATATTGGAATGAATGCTTGTGTAAAAGAAGGTCTAAAGATAGGCAACGAGGTTATTATCGGTATAGCTTCAGTCGTTGTTCGTGAGATTCCTGATACAGTAATTGCATTAGGAAATCCGGCAAGACCTATGAAAACCAATGAAGACAAAAAAGTGTTTAAATAA
- a CDS encoding SDR family oxidoreductase: protein MLLKGKTAVITGCLRGIGRTTMDLFAENRANIFACAQIEDVEFSSHIEKIAKKYDISITPIYFDLMDENAIKSGMKKILSAKQPIDILVNNAGMTSNALFQMTSIAKMRDVFEVDFFSQMLITQSIVRVMLKQKSGSIINISSIAGIDGNAGQIAYSAAKAALIGATKTMALELGSSGIRVNAVAPGVIDTDMTRSLSDEIKTELIAPASIPRLGTKEEVAKVLLYLGSDLSEYVTGQVIRIDGGIGC from the coding sequence ATGTTATTAAAAGGAAAAACAGCGGTAATTACTGGTTGCCTTCGGGGAATAGGGCGGACAACAATGGATCTGTTTGCAGAAAACAGAGCAAATATATTTGCCTGTGCACAGATCGAAGATGTTGAATTTTCCTCACATATAGAGAAAATCGCAAAAAAATATGATATATCCATCACTCCAATATATTTTGATTTAATGGATGAAAATGCCATAAAATCAGGTATGAAAAAAATACTTTCTGCAAAGCAACCTATTGATATTCTAGTAAATAACGCTGGAATGACCTCCAATGCGTTATTCCAGATGACAAGTATCGCAAAAATGCGGGATGTTTTTGAAGTAGATTTCTTTTCTCAGATGCTGATAACGCAAAGCATTGTAAGAGTCATGCTTAAACAGAAATCAGGCAGTATCATTAACATTTCATCTATCGCCGGAATTGATGGAAATGCCGGCCAAATTGCCTATTCCGCAGCGAAAGCAGCTCTCATCGGGGCTACAAAGACTATGGCATTGGAACTCGGTTCATCGGGCATTCGTGTAAATGCAGTTGCACCAGGAGTTATTGATACCGATATGACACGCTCCCTCTCTGATGAAATTAAAACTGAATTAATTGCTCCTGCATCAATACCCAGACTTGGAACAAAAGAAGAAGTTGCCAAAGTTCTCCTTTATCTTGGCAGTGATTTGTCAGAATACGTCACAGGGCAGGTAATACGCATTGATGGTGGAATAGGGTGTTAA